The genomic DNA GGCTATTGCGGCTGCTCCGGTGGCGGTGGCTGCTCTGGCGGCTGCTGCGGTGGGTGTGGGTGCGGCGGCGGACCTGGCGGTCTGATCGGGCAAATTTGCCAGGGCGGGGCCCTCAATGGCTTGCAAAACCTGTGCTTATTCTGCCGCGGATCGGGATGTAGTGTCTGCCAAGCCCCCAACAATGCCGGCAGCCTGTTGGGTTGCTTGGGAATCTTGGCGCCCTATACCGAAGCGGGATTATGTGCCCAAAGATGGTACGATTTCCAAGCGGAAGTCATGTTCTTGTCGATGAATGGGTCGTCGACCAACCAAGCTTTAACCAGCTTTGGCCAAGGCGTGGCCAATCCTACGACCGGTGTGGTCGACGCAAATATCGTGTTGGGAACCGACAGCGCTTCCTTTAATGAACTTGCACCCGGGTTTCGCTTGACCGCCAGCATGATGTTTGGTGCCGGTGGCAACATCGAAGCGACCTACTTCGGTTCGCAGCACTTTTCGCAGTCGGCCTCCTATGTCGATCCGACCAACACGCTGTACTCCGCCTTTAGCAACTTTGGCACCGCACCTTCGGGCGGCTTCGACGATACCGACCAATCGGCAATCCAATCGCTGGTAAACAAGTCGGACATCCACAGTGGCGAAGTGAATTATCGCCGGCGGTGGGTGGGGCCGTACTGTCGCTTCCAAGGATCGTGGTTGCTGGGTTTCCGATACTTTGATGTCGACGAAGTCTTCAACTACGAGGCACGCGATGCGATCGATTCGGCCGCCGCGATGACCCAACCCGACTTCTTTAGCAGTGCGACGCAAACGCGGAACGCTCTGGTCGGTGCTCAATTGGGTGGTGATCTTTGGTGGAACGTGCATCCAGGAATCAACCTCGGCGTCGGCTGGAAGGGTGGAATCTTTGGCAACCGAGCGGAACAGGACACGGCGATTCGCTCCAATTCGATTAACAACCTCGGCGTCAGCCAGCTGTGGGAAACGGCTTCCGATTCGACCACGGCGTTGATGAGCGAACTGCAAGCCCGGCTCGCCTATCGCCTCAGCTACTCGTGGACGTTCACCGCGGCCTACTGGTTCATCGGCGTCGACGGCCTGGCCTTGGGGGCGGGAAACATCAACACCTCGCAAGCGTCACAGCTGTTCTCCAACCCCGCAGTTCCTCGCGACGTATCGATCAACATCGACGATTCGATCACGATGCACGGCTTTTCGGTCGGCCTGGAATACCTCTGGTAAAAAGTCCTTCAAATCGGCCGCGTGCCGCGACAAACCGACTTACAATAACGATAAACGCCCAGGAAATCCCTGGGCGTTTTTTTGTTAGGTGGCTTCTCTGCCGACATCGTGGAACCATCGTGGGCAAGCGGATGGGGGCGGAAATCGAAGTGAATATCAGCAAAATTGGAAAATCGTGCGGGCATGAAATCCTAAAATTCGAATCGACCGGAACTAACGCGATCCGCCTCGCGTCGTAAACCATGCGTTTTGTTGACAGTCGATTGGCCCGAATTAGAATCAGGTTCCCGGCTCATCGAAATCAACGCGAATGCAAATCGTCTTGTCGATCACATGAAACCTTCCGGTTTCGATGCCCATCGGATCCGCGATCCGTGATTTTGAAGAACTTTGGTTGTTGGCCAACCATGCTGTCTGGTCAGCATCTGTAAACAAATACGTTTGATACGCTCGAGGTTTTGTCCGTGAAGACAAAAAAGGCTTTCTGGAGTCAGGCAATGCGACGACGTTCGGTGAAGAATCGCAATCAACTGCGTCGGCGGCTAATCCA from Rosistilla carotiformis includes the following:
- a CDS encoding BBP7 family outer membrane beta-barrel protein, which gives rise to MQIQALTTTGLCLGLMWALLTTKAEAQMPSMQGYPPMVSQTSFMVPENMSPGVSQAMYQPTGQQPPGAVAQVGFCNLAGGGACDSGCDGYCGCSGGGGCSGGCCGGCGCGGGPGGLIGQICQGGALNGLQNLCLFCRGSGCSVCQAPNNAGSLLGCLGILAPYTEAGLCAQRWYDFQAEVMFLSMNGSSTNQALTSFGQGVANPTTGVVDANIVLGTDSASFNELAPGFRLTASMMFGAGGNIEATYFGSQHFSQSASYVDPTNTLYSAFSNFGTAPSGGFDDTDQSAIQSLVNKSDIHSGEVNYRRRWVGPYCRFQGSWLLGFRYFDVDEVFNYEARDAIDSAAAMTQPDFFSSATQTRNALVGAQLGGDLWWNVHPGINLGVGWKGGIFGNRAEQDTAIRSNSINNLGVSQLWETASDSTTALMSELQARLAYRLSYSWTFTAAYWFIGVDGLALGAGNINTSQASQLFSNPAVPRDVSINIDDSITMHGFSVGLEYLW